The following proteins are encoded in a genomic region of Nicotiana sylvestris chromosome 4, ASM39365v2, whole genome shotgun sequence:
- the LOC104221674 gene encoding subtilisin-like protease SBT3, with product MFKKKSFFSVLLNMANHITLCIWLLFFFISIISLAKSETYIIHMDFSAMPKAFSSHHNWYLTTLSSVSDSSTNYKDFLSSKLVYSYTNAIHGFSASLSPSELEAIKNSPGYVSSIKDISVKIDTTHTSQFLGLNSESGVWPTSEYGKDIIIGLVDTGIWPESKSYSDDGISEVPSRWKGECESGTEFNSSLCNKKLIGARYFNKGLLANNPNLNISMNSARDTDGHGTHTSSTAAGSYVEGASYFGYATGTAIGIAPKAHVAMYKALWEEGVYLSDVLAAIDQAITDGVDVLSLSLGIDAIPLHEDPVAIAAFAALEKGIFVSTSAGNEGPYYETLHNGTPWVLTVAAGTVDREFIGTLTLGNGVSVTGLSLYPGNSSSSESSIVYVECQDDKELQKNAHKFVVCLDKNDSVGEHVYNVRNSKVAGAVFITNTTDLEFYLQSEFPAVFLNLQEGDKVLEYIKSNSAPKGKLEFQVTHIGAKRAPEVATYSSRGPSPSCPSILKPDLMAPGALILASWPQQSPVTDVTSGKLFSNFNIISGTSMSCPHASGVAALLKGAHPEWSPAAIRSAMMTTSSALDNTQSPIRDIGSRNAAATPLAMGAGHIDPNKALDPGLIYDATPQDYVNLLCALNFTSKQIKTITRSSSYTCSNPSLDLNYPSFIGFFNGNSRESDPKRIQEFKRTVTNLQDGTSVYTANLTPMGKFKVSVVPEKLVFKEKYEKLSYKLRIEGPIVMDDNVVYGSLSWVETGGKYVVRSPIVATSIKVDPLTGHN from the exons atgtttaaaaaaaaatccttCTTCAGTGTATTACTCAACATGGCAAATCATATTACCTTGTGTATTTGgttgcttttcttctttatttctataATTTCACTAGCAAAGTCAGAAACATATATCATTCATATGGATTTTTCAGCCATGCCAAAAGCTTTTTCTAGCCATCATAATTGGTACTTGACAACACTTTCTTCTGTATCAGACAGCAGTACAAATTACAAAGACTTCTTGTCCTCAAAACTAGTCTATTCTTATACTAATGCCATACATGGTTTTAGTGCAAGTCTTTCTCCTTCTGAACTTGAAGCCATAAAAAATTCTCCAGGCTATGTTTCTTCAATTAAGGATATTTCAGTTAAAATTGACACAACTCACACATCCCAATTTCTTGGCCTAAACTCTGAGTCTGGTGTATGGCCAACGTCCGAGTATGGTAAAGATATCATAATTGGCTTAGTTGATACTGGAATATGGCCGGAGAGTAAAAGCTATAGTGATGATGGGATTAGTGAAGTACCATCAAGATGGAAAGGAGAATGTGAAAGTGGTACTGAGTTCAATTCCTCTTTGTGTAACAAGAAACTCATTGGCGCTCGTTACTTCAATAAAGGCCTACTTGCCAACAATCCAAATCTTAACATTTCAATGAATTCTGCTAGAGATACCGATGGACATGGAACTCACACTTCTTCTACAGCTGCGGGAAGTTATGTCGAGGGTGCATCTTATTTTGGCTATGCCACTGGCACTGCTATAGGCATAGCACCAAAGGCTCATGTGGCTATGTACAAGGCTCTATGGGAAGAAGGTGTATACTTGTCTGATGTTCTTGCTGCAATTGATCAAGCAATTACAGATGGTGTGGATGTCTTATCCTTGTCTTTAGGCATAGACGCGATTCCACTACACGAAGATCCTGTGGCAATTGCCGCATTTGCTGCATTGGAGAAAGGTATATTTGTTTCCACCTCTGCAGGAAATGAAGGGCCTTATTATGAGACTTTGCACAATGGAACACCTTGGGTGCTAACTGTTGCAGCTGGCACAGTTGACCGCGAATTTATTGGAACATTAACTCTTGGAAATGGAGTTTCAGTCACTGGCTTATCGCTATACCCTGGGAATTCTAGTTCAAGCGAAAGCTCCATTGTCTATGTCGAATGCCAAGATGACAAGGAACTACAGAAAAATGCACATAAATTTGTTGTCTGTCTCGACAAGAATGATTCGGTCGGTGAGCATGTGTACAATGTAAGAAATTCAAAAGTTGCTGGGGCTGTCTTTATAACTAATACAACTGACTTGGAATTCTACCTCCAAAGCGAATTCCCGGCTGTGTTCTTGAACTTACAAGAGGGTGATAAAGTTCTAGAGTACATTAAGAGCAACTCTGCACCTAAAGGAAAACTTGAATTCCAAGTGACACATATTGGTGCTAAACGAGCACCAGAAGTTGCTACCTATAGCTCAAGAGGACCGTCACCGAGTTGTCCAAGTATCCTCAAGCCTGATCTCATGGCTCCTGGTGCCTTAATACTTGCTTCATGGCCACAACAATCACCAGTTACTGATGTTACCTCAGGAAAGCTTTTTAGTAACTTCAATATTATATCTGGTACATCAATGTCATGTCCACATGCTTCTGGTGTAGCAGCACTTCTAAAAGGCGCACACCCTGAATGGAGCCCCGCAGCCATCCGATCTGCCATGATGACCACTTCCAGTGCGTTGGACAACACACAGAGCCCCATCCGAGACATAG GTAGCAGGAATGCTGCTGCTACTCCTCTAGCCATGGGAGCTGGCCATATCGATCCAAACAAGGCATTAGATCCTGGACTTATCTATGATGCGACACCACAAGATTATGTCAATCTTCTCTGTGCTCTGAACTTCACATCCAAACAAATAAAAACCATCACAAGATCCTCATCTTATACTTGCTCCAACCCATCATTGGACTTAAACTATCCATCCTTCATTGGCTTTTTCAATGGGAACAGCAGAGAGTCGGATCCTAAAAGGATTCAAGAATTCAAAAGAACAGTGACAAACTTACAAGATGGTACATCAGTATATACAGCAAATCTCACTCCAATGGGTAAATTTAAAGTTAGTGTTGTACCTGAAAAGTTGGTTTTCAAAGAGAAGTATGAAAAGCTGAGCTACAAGCTTAGAATAGAAGGTCCAATAGTTATGGATGATAATGTGGTTTATGGTTCTTTGAGCTGGGTAGAAACTGGAGGTAAATATGTGGTTAGAAGTCCAATTGTTGCCACAAGCATAAAAGTGGATCCTTTGACAGGACACAACTGA